Genomic segment of Planifilum fulgidum:
GGACACCCTTGCGGGGAAGTTCCGGGTCGTCACATCCGCATGCCCGGATAACGGGACATGAGGTAGTCGTAACACTGGTTCATCGTGCCGCGGAACTCCACCCGATGATCCTTTTTCATGGGATTGTACCACTGGAAGTAATTGTCCTCATGGAGGATGGTCGGGGGATATTTGTCGGAATCGCGGATCACATAATACATTGCCTCGCACCTCCTAGGGCTTATTATGTTCAAAAAAATGACAAGATAATCCTTTTCACAAATCAAAAAAGACCTTGCGCATCAAAAAAAGAACCCTCTTCCAGGGGAGGGTTCATTTGACGAAACCGATCACGTTGCCGGTATCCTTTTTCGCCGGGATGCGCCGCTTCCGTTTTTCGGCGATAAATTTGGCGATGGACTCGGGGTGGGGATGGGTCCATCCCGGCGGGGCATACCCTTGGGGAGGGTGGGAAATGTAATAGTCCAGGATGTTTTCCAGAAGTTCCTCGAAGGGGTGGATGGGAATCCGGTCCCGGAGCAGGATTTTGACCACCGACCAGAGAAGGCCCGGCGTCATTCCCCGTTCCTTCAATTCATCGACCAGTTCGGGGACGTGGGACCGAGCCTGTTTCAGCCAGCGGACCGCCAACTCGTAGGTGAACAGTTCATCCACCCGGGAGTGGAGAACGTGGCGCAGGTGGGCGGTGATGATATCCCGGGCCGTTTCCCCTTCCTTGTCGGTCCAGTATCCTTCAATCCGTTTCATCGGATGGATGGCGGGCCGATCGGAAACGTGCCGTTCGGAAAAGCGGAGCGGCGGGTACAGAAGGCCGTCGGCCACGCGCCTTCCCCGGATGCGGATGACGTAACGGTTGGGTTCTTTGGGAGAACCGGTTTTGATCCGGACGGCGGGAAGGTAGACGCCCCGTTCCTTGAGAACCGATTTCCGCAGGTTTTGGATCGTCGCGGCGAAATCGGATTCTTTCATCAGGTATTCATACAGGGTCGGCCCAATCTCCAGCCCGATGGTATCCGCCTTCTGATCTGTATAGGCATCGGACAGACTCCAGTCTGCCATGGAAATCCTCCTTCCTTGCGCAGGGTGCGCCAGCCGATTTCCGCAGGCATTCCGATCCTATCATCCTACTTTATAATATACCCCAATGCGGTTTCCGGGGACCTCATTCAGCCGGAGTCCGGCCTGTCTGAACGGATCAAGGTCCGGATCTCTTCGAGGACAGGCATCGCCCTCAGCTCTTCGTCGGTGACCCGCTCCCAGTCGATCCCGGTCGGTTTGGGATAAGGGGACCGGGTGGCGATCGCGTCCCGTTCGGTCACAATCCAATCGACGGTGAGATCGAAGGGTTCGAAGGGGATTTCCTCCTGCACCACCTGGAGGGAATGGACGGTGGTGATCACGGGAACGGGGGGATTGCCCAATTCCCTGAGAATGGCATATTCCCGGTCGGCGTATCCTTCTCCCTTTCCCAGCCGCCGACCGTCCCGGTGCACGGCGACGGAGCCGACGACGATCAGGTCGACGGGCGGGAGGTCCGACAGGGGCAGCTCCCGCCCGTATTCCCGGAGATGGGAGAGGCTGGCCGCCCGTCGCTCCTCGCCGGGAGGGACCCATTCCGGACGCACCTGGACGAACCCGGCCTTCAGCCGGGGCGTGGGAACCAGGAGAGTTTTTCCGTCCTTCAGCACCTGGGCGCGAAGGGGGAGTTGGGACGCGTCCGGATTTACTTTCACCGTCTTCGCCTTTCGGTAGATTTCCAGTCCGGCCACCCGGTGGGCCGCCCGTTCAGCTCCCTGAAAATTGGGAATCCGGCCGACCAAAGGAAGAGGAAAACGGCCGACCCGGGCCTCTTCCATCGCCTTCCACACGCTCATTCGAATCGCCTGCTTGTCCGCGGTCATCGCTTTTTTCCCCTCAATCCTCCGGCCCCAAGGGTTTCAAGATGCCGATCGGAAGGGCGACGGGTTCCGCATCTCCCTCCCAATGCCCCCAGGCCATGACCCCCCTGAGATATTCCACGAAAAAGGGCTTGTCGGAGCCTTCGACCTCGTATTTTGCGCCGGGTCGGATCTGATTGGGATCGGTCAGATACGATTTGGCCAGGTTGATCCGTTGGCGGAGGATCTCCAGTTCGCTTACGAAACCGTTCCGCCGGGCCCGACGCATTTCCTCTTCGAGCCGCTCGATCTCCCGCCGGAGTTCTTCCCGATTCATTTCGCTGAAAAGGCGCATCGCGAATCCCCCGCGTTGATGTCGCTGAATGTTATGATAGTATATTGAGCGATATTCCTCAACACCGGCGCAGACAGTGGTAAAATAGATAGATAACCGACGAGGGGAAGAGGGAAACGGAATGTCGGTCATCATGTTGTTTATCGATGGCGTCGGCCTGGGCGACGAGGCGTCTGACAATCCTTGGTTCGCTTTGCCGACCCCCCACCTGGACCGCCTGTTGGGGGGAAGATCCCTCACGCGGCGCGCCGTCGGGCGCCCGGCGGAATCGACCCTGCTGCTTGCGACGGATGCCACGCTGGGAGTCGCCGGCCTCCCCCAGAGCGCCACGGGACAGGCGACCATCTTCACCGGCCGGAACGCGCCCGCGGCGATGGGAAGGCATCTGAGCGGACTTCCCTTTCGCAGGCTGCGGGAATGGGTGCAGCGGGACAATGTGTACCTGCAGTTTGAGGGCCGGGGAAGAAGGGCCACGTTTCTCAACGCCTATTCGGAGGAATATTTCAACCTTCCGACGACGCGCCGGGGCTGGGTGTCCGTTTCGACCGCAGCCATCCAGAGCGCCCGCGAACCGCTGCGCATGATGGAGGATTTGCGCGCGGGGCGCGCCGTGTATCACGATCTCACCCGGAGGACGCTGGCGGAAAGGCGGCCGGACATCCGGGAGATTTCCCCGGAGGAAGCGGCCCATCACGCCCTGGCGACGGCTTGGGATTACGATTTGGCCGTCCACGAGTTTTTTCTCAGCGATCTGGCGGGTCACAGGCTGGATACCGAACTGATGACCTGGGTGGTGAATACTTACGACCGCTTTCTCGGCGAACTGATCCGTCAGAAGCGGGAGGAAGACGTGGTGGTTCTGGTGAGCGACCACGGCAACAGCGAGGATTTTCGGGTAAAAACCCACACGATGAATCCGGTTCCCACATTGATCGTCGGTCCTTCCCGGCTGCTGGATGCCATCGAATCCGACGGATGGGACCTGACAGCGATCGCTCCTCTCCTGATCCGCATGGCTGAGGGAGTGAACGAGGAAGGGGAGAGAACATGACGGAACGCTACATTCCCCGCGTGCGGGAGGCGGCCATCCCCGAAGACGGGGCATGGGCGGAGTTGGAAAACGAGAACGTGCTCGTGCTGTCGATTCCCGAATGGGCGGAGACGGTAAAGCGCTCCTGCAGGGGATATCGATATGTTTGGCTGTATGACCGGGAGAAGAGGACATACATTTTCTGCTTCCGCCTGGAGGACGGGACGGAGCAGGCCGTGGCCTTTCCGAAGGATCATGCCGGGCTGCTCCTGCAGGACGGCCGGGCCTACGAACCCTTCTCCATCCTGATCACGTCCCGGCCCCTGGCCGAAGCGGATGACGACAGCCCGTCGCTCCTCCTTCGAAAAGTGAGGCTGAAACGCCACCCGGAGGCGGGATGGTGAGGGGAGGCCGGGTTTCAGGGGGGATGCCCGGACTGGGAAAATCGAACCGGACGGAGAGGGCGGCCGCCCTTTTTTGTGTGCGTCGCGAACCGTGACGGAAAAGGCCCGGGAAGTCCCCGGGCCTTTTGAAACCGGTTGGATGTTTCGCGCCTTCCGGGAAGTCGCCTCCCGCCCGAAAGGGACACGGGTCCTGCCCGGATGAGCACCTCCCGATCTCCACCCGTCTTTTGCCCGGCCCCTCCTGGATCCCGTATCCGGAGCGACTGAGCCCCATCTGCGGGGGCCCGCAGGCGCTCAAGGGCCGCCGGGCAGGGAGCGGGGATAGGAATCCCTGCCGATGAGGGCACGGCGGGGGTCCGGAAGGCGATCCGACGATGCCGGCGGGAAAGGAGCGGCTCAGGCGGTTTTCCTCAAACAGACAAAGGCGGCGTTGGGACAGGCAAACGACGATGCGGGGCATAAAACCAAACTCCTTTTTCCCATTTTATGGGGAAAAGGAGTTTTTTTCGGTCTTCGGTTTTGAGCCTACACCTCGTCGATATCGTAAGGGGATTCTTCCGCGTTCTGTTCCGGCTCTTCACCCTTCAGCCGATCCAAGAGCTGTTTGTATTCGTCAAATCGGGCATAGGGGGGCTGGGTTTCTATCACCTTTTGCAGAGCCCGAATCACCAGCAGACGCTCTTTGGGATCGAGGAACAAGGATGTCCCCTCCTCGGCGGCCGGATTTTTTTCTAGTCTTCCCCGAAAGAGGCGCAAAGAATACTGGATGAAACCATTTTTGGAAATACTTTCAAATAACATCCTGTGGGGAAGGTAGGAGAATTCGTGAACGGGTTGCTGAAATTTATTCTCTACAGCGCCATCCTGTACACCGTGGACTTTCTCTCCGCCGAATTTCACTACGAACCCCGGTGGCTTCCGGCGCTGGTGGCGCTGTTTTTGGCCGTCGTGGGCCATTTCGCGGACCGCTGGGTGCTCCCTTGGACGGGGGATCCTCTGGCCGTTCTGCTGGGAGGAGGATTCATGGTTTTCACCCTCTGGGGGGCGGCCCATCTGTTTCCCGGATCCGAGGTGACTCCGGACGGGGCCTTGCTGGCCGGAGTTTTGCTGGGAATCACGGAGTACGGATTGCACCGTCTTATGAGGGGGGCCTCCTCTTCCAAATGAAGGCAGTCGCTTCCGCCGCACCGGGGCCGGGGGAGGCGGCGGCCGCACGCTCCGGCCGAAGCGGCAGGGTCCGCGCGCCCGGGTCCGGCGATGCTTTTTCAGGAGGGCCCGGTCAGGGCAAAGGCTGTGACGGATTTGCCGATCCCCGGTTTTCGGGGGTTTTTCATGGTGTTGGAACGGATGGACCCGATTTGTGTATTGACTGAACAAAGGAAAAATGATACAATTCGTATAAAATTATTAAAAATTTTTGTATATTCGACCGATCCGGGTCCCGAGGATTTCAGGGAAATTGAGGGGCGCGGGACCGATGAAATGGGCATCTCGGATGCTTGCAGTCCCCTCTTCAGCGGCGATGAAGGGAGGAACGGGGATGGAGAAGGAAAGGGCGCTGATCTTTCAGGGAGGATGGCCGGGGCACCGACCGGAGGAAGTGGCCCGGATGCTGGAAAGATGGCTCACCGACGAGGGCATGGAGGTGGAAGTGGCGGACACCCTGGACTGCCTGCTGGATCGAGAAAAACTTCGGGATACGGATCTCGTCATTCCCAACTGGACCATGGGTCGCATCGGGGACGAAGCGCTGAAAAACCTGACGGAGGCGGTGGAACGGGGGACCGGTCTCGCCGGCCTCCACGGAGGCATGGGGGATGCCTTCCGGGAGGCGACCGAATTTCAGTATATGGTGGGGGGGCAGTTCGTCGCTCACCCGGGAGGGGATTCCGTCGCCTATCGGGTGCGCATCGCGGACCGCAGCCATCCAATCACTGAAGGGCTCTCGGATTTCGACGTGGTTTCCGAACTGTACTACATGCACGTCGATCCGGCCATCCGGGTGCTGGCGGAGACGACGGCCCACAACGGAGCGGCGATGCCTGTGGCCTGGGTCAAATCCCACGGGGAGGGCCGGGTTTTTTACTGCTCCCTCGGTCACACCCCGGACGTTCTTCGCATCGAGGAAGTGAAGACCATGGTGGTCCGGGGAATGAAGTGGGCTTCCCGGAGGGGAAAGGAGCGGCGCGGATGAGGATCGGCATCGTGGGATGCGGCAACATCAGCGGGATCTATCTGGAAAACCTCCTCCGGACCGCCGGGGTGGAGGTGGTGGCCTGTGCGGATCTGGAGGCGGAGCGGGCCCGGGAAAAGGCCGCCCGTTACGGAATCCCCGTCGCCTGTGACGTGGAGGAATTGCTCGGCAGTCCGGACGTGGATCTGGTTCTGAATTTGACGCCTCCCCGGGCCCACGCCGCCGTCAGTCTGGCGGCGCTGGAGGCGGGCAAACACGTCTATTCGGAAAAGCCATTGGCGGTGGATCCGGAGGACGGGCGCCGCATCCTTTCCCTGGCGAAGCGGAGGAACCTGCGCGTCGGCTGTGCCCCGGACACCTTTTTCGGGGCGGGGCTTTCCACGTGCCGGAGGCTGCTTCGGGAGGGAGCGATCGGCCGGCCGGTGGCGGCCTCGGCCTTCATGATGAGCCGCGGCCCGGAGCGCTGGCATCCCGATCCCGGCTTTTTCTATGAGCCGGGGGGAGGTCCGATGTTCGACATGGGGCCGTACTATCTGACCGCCCTGGTGGTTTTCCTGGGTCCCGTCCGCCGGGTCACGGGGTCGGCTTCCATCTCCTTTCCCGAGCGGGAGGTGGTCGGCCCGGGAGACAAGCCGCGGAGATTTCCCGTTCACGTTCCCACCCACGTGACGGGGGTGCTCGATTTTGCCGGCGGGGCGGTGGGCACGATCATCACCAGCTTCGACGTGTGGAGCTCCACCCTGCCCCACATCGAGATTTACGGGGAGGAGGGAACCCTGGTGGTGCCCGATCCCAATCGGTTCGACGGCGTCGTCCGCCTCCGCAGAAAGAACGACCGAAACTGGCGGGAAATTCCGGAGGAGGGTCCGTACCGGGAGAACAGTCGGGGGGTCGGTCTGGCCGACATGGTCCGGGCGATC
This window contains:
- a CDS encoding FHIPEP family type III secretion protein, coding for MADWSLSDAYTDQKADTIGLEIGPTLYEYLMKESDFAATIQNLRKSVLKERGVYLPAVRIKTGSPKEPNRYVIRIRGRRVADGLLYPPLRFSERHVSDRPAIHPMKRIEGYWTDKEGETARDIITAHLRHVLHSRVDELFTYELAVRWLKQARSHVPELVDELKERGMTPGLLWSVVKILLRDRIPIHPFEELLENILDYYISHPPQGYAPPGWTHPHPESIAKFIAEKRKRRIPAKKDTGNVIGFVK
- a CDS encoding 5-formyltetrahydrofolate cyclo-ligase — translated: MTADKQAIRMSVWKAMEEARVGRFPLPLVGRIPNFQGAERAAHRVAGLEIYRKAKTVKVNPDASQLPLRAQVLKDGKTLLVPTPRLKAGFVQVRPEWVPPGEERRAASLSHLREYGRELPLSDLPPVDLIVVGSVAVHRDGRRLGKGEGYADREYAILRELGNPPVPVITTVHSLQVVQEEIPFEPFDLTVDWIVTERDAIATRSPYPKPTGIDWERVTDEELRAMPVLEEIRTLIRSDRPDSG
- a CDS encoding DUF1811 family protein translates to MRLFSEMNREELRREIERLEEEMRRARRNGFVSELEILRQRINLAKSYLTDPNQIRPGAKYEVEGSDKPFFVEYLRGVMAWGHWEGDAEPVALPIGILKPLGPED
- a CDS encoding DUF2512 family protein, producing the protein MNGLLKFILYSAILYTVDFLSAEFHYEPRWLPALVALFLAVVGHFADRWVLPWTGDPLAVLLGGGFMVFTLWGAAHLFPGSEVTPDGALLAGVLLGITEYGLHRLMRGASSSK
- a CDS encoding ThuA domain-containing protein; amino-acid sequence: MEKERALIFQGGWPGHRPEEVARMLERWLTDEGMEVEVADTLDCLLDREKLRDTDLVIPNWTMGRIGDEALKNLTEAVERGTGLAGLHGGMGDAFREATEFQYMVGGQFVAHPGGDSVAYRVRIADRSHPITEGLSDFDVVSELYYMHVDPAIRVLAETTAHNGAAMPVAWVKSHGEGRVFYCSLGHTPDVLRIEEVKTMVVRGMKWASRRGKERRG
- a CDS encoding Gfo/Idh/MocA family protein — its product is MRIGIVGCGNISGIYLENLLRTAGVEVVACADLEAERAREKAARYGIPVACDVEELLGSPDVDLVLNLTPPRAHAAVSLAALEAGKHVYSEKPLAVDPEDGRRILSLAKRRNLRVGCAPDTFFGAGLSTCRRLLREGAIGRPVAASAFMMSRGPERWHPDPGFFYEPGGGPMFDMGPYYLTALVVFLGPVRRVTGSASISFPEREVVGPGDKPRRFPVHVPTHVTGVLDFAGGAVGTIITSFDVWSSTLPHIEIYGEEGTLVVPDPNRFDGVVRLRRKNDRNWREIPEEGPYRENSRGVGLADMVRAIRENRPHRASGELALHVLDIMHELHQSSRSGMHREIDSGFVFPWEKEDGRLP